From Cannabis sativa cultivar Pink pepper isolate KNU-18-1 chromosome 8, ASM2916894v1, whole genome shotgun sequence, a single genomic window includes:
- the LOC115698901 gene encoding polygalacturonase inhibitor, translating to MEMKLFTTLILTLLFSTTLFDPALSELCNQNDKKALLQIKKAFNNPYVLTSWHEDTDCCDWYCVKCHPKTHRITSLFVPGGLSGTIPPQIGDLPYLDNLDLHKQINLTGPIPPSITKLRNLQSLRLDGTSISGSVPGFLSQLTNLNYLDLSFNKLTGPIPASLSKLPNLGHLRLDRNRLTGPIPDSFGEFKVKRFYLELSHNQLSGKIPAALGRKKDFAHIDLSWNKLQGDVNSILGSDKMVSHVDLSRNLLEFDMSKVVVPKSLTWLDLNHNKITGSLPLGLAAMGDLQYLNVSYNRLCGRIPVGGKLQKLEATSYVHNLCLCGAPLQRCK from the coding sequence ATGGAGATGAAATTATTCACCACCCTCATCCTTACTCTTCTCTTCTCCACAACTCTCTTCGACCCTGCCCTCTCAGAGCTATGTAACCAAAATGACAAAAAAGCCCTTCTCCAAATCAAGAAGGCTTTCAATAACCCCTATGTCCTCACCTCATGGCATGAAGACACCGATTGCTGTGACTGGTACTGCGTCAAGTGTCACCCTAAAACGCACCGTATCACCTCCTTATTTGTCCCCGGTGGTCTCTCCGGAACTATCCCACCTCAAATCGGAGACCTTCCTTACCTAGATAACCTCGACCTTCACAAACAGATTAACCTCACAGGTCCCATTCCACCGTCCATTACTAAACTCAGAAACCTCCAGAGCCTCAGGTTAGACGGGACCAGCATCAGTGGTTCGGTTCCAGGTTTCTTGAGTCAGCTCACCAACCTCAACTACCTCGACCTCTCTTTCAACAAACTAACTGGACCGATCCCGGCTTCGCTTTCCAAGCTACCAAACCTTGGCCACCTTAGGCTGGACCGGAACAGACTAACTGGACCTATCCCAGATTCGTTCGGAGAGTTCAAAGTGAAGAGGTTTTACTTGGAGCTGTCTCATAACCAACTCTCCGGTAAAATACCTGCCGCGTTGGGAAGAAAGAAGGACTTTGCTCATATAGACTTGtcttggaacaaactccaaggTGACGTGAACTCGATTTTGGGATCGGATAAGATGGTTAGCCATGTAGACCTTTCGAGGAATTTGCTGGAGTTTGACATGTCTAAGGTTGTCGTTCCCAAGAGCTTGACCTGGTTGGATCTTAATCATAATAAGATAACGGGGAGTCTTCCTTTGGGACTGGCTGCAATGGGCGATCTTCAGTATTTGAATGTGAGTTATAATAGGTTGTGTGGGAGGATTCCAGTGGGTGGGAAGTTGCAGAAGCTCGAAGCCACGTCCTATGTTCATAACCTTTGCTTGTGTGGTGCTCCGCTACAACGTTGCAAATAG